ACGGCGGCACGTCCACGTACATCCCGCTGAAGGTGAACCAGGCGGGCATCATCCCTGTGATCTTTGCCTCGTCGCTGCTCTACATCCCGGCGCTGGTGGCCCAGTTCGCGGGTGGGACCTCGGGTTGGAAGACCTGGATCGAGCAGAACCTCACCAAGGGCGACCACCCGATCTACATCGCCACCTACTTCCTGCTGATCGTGTTCTTCGCCTTCTTCTACGTGGCCATCTCCTTCAACCCCGAAGAAGTCGCGGACAACATGAAGAAGTATGGTGGCTTCATCCCGGGCATCCGGGCCGGTCGGCCGACCGCTGAGTACCTGGGATACGTACTCAACCGGATCACCTGGCCGGGTTCGCTGTATCTGGGCCTGATCGCTCTCGTACCGACGATGGCGTTGGTTGGTTTCGGGGCAAACCAGAACTTCCCGTTCGGTGGCACCAGCATCCTGATCATCGTGGGTGTCGGTCTTGAGACGGTGAAGCAGATCGAGAGCCAGCTCCAGCAGCGCAATTACGAAGGGTTCCTCCGCTGATGCGAATCGTCCTCGTCGGGCCGCCCGGGGCGGGCAAGGGAACGCAGGCCGCGTTCCTCGCCAAGAACCTGTCGATCCCGCACATCTCCACGGGCGACCTCTTCCGTGCGAACATCAGCCAGCAGACCGACCTGGGCAAACTCGCGAAGTCGTACATGGACGAGGGCAACCTCGTGCCGGACGAGGTCACCATCGCGATGGCCAAGGACCGCATGGAGCAGCCGGACGCCGTGAACGGCTTCCTGCTCGACGGCTTCCCGCGGAACGTCTCGCAGGCCGAGGCACTGGACCAGGCACTCAAGGCCGATGGTGTGGAACTCGACGGGGTGCTCGACCTGGAGGTCCCCGAGGACGAGGTGGTCAAGCGCATCGCCGGCCGCCGCATCTGCCGCAACGATTCGAGCCACGTCTTCCACGTGACGTACAGCCCGCCGAAGAAGGAAGGCGTCTGCGACGTCTGCGGCGGCGAGCTGTACCAGCGGGACGACGACACCGAGGAGACCGTCCGCAAGCGCCTGGAGGTCTACCACACCCAGACCGAGCCGATCATCGACTACTACGGGGCCCAGGGCCTCGTGGTGACGATCTCGGCGCTCGGCAAGGTGTACGAGGTCACCAAGCGCGCGATGGACGCCCTCAAGGGTCAGGCCGAGGGCAAGAAGGACAGCCGGGGCGACGGCGACAAGTAGTCGTCCCGACCGGTTCGGCCGCGGTGCCCTCGCTGGGCGCCGCGGCCGTACTGTTGTGCAGGTAATCCAGTAGGCAGAGAAGACGGAGAGCGCGGGCCACCATGGTGCAGATCAAGACCCCCGAGCAGATCGCCAAGATGCGTGAGGCGGGCCTGGTCGTCGCCGCCGTCCACAGCGCGACGCGGGAAGCCGCGGTGCCCGGTGCCACGACCCGGGATCTCGACCAGGTCGCCCGCAAGGTGCTCGACGAACACGGCGC
This sequence is a window from Streptomyces ortus. Protein-coding genes within it:
- a CDS encoding adenylate kinase is translated as MRIVLVGPPGAGKGTQAAFLAKNLSIPHISTGDLFRANISQQTDLGKLAKSYMDEGNLVPDEVTIAMAKDRMEQPDAVNGFLLDGFPRNVSQAEALDQALKADGVELDGVLDLEVPEDEVVKRIAGRRICRNDSSHVFHVTYSPPKKEGVCDVCGGELYQRDDDTEETVRKRLEVYHTQTEPIIDYYGAQGLVVTISALGKVYEVTKRAMDALKGQAEGKKDSRGDGDK